From the genome of Flavobacterium ovatum, one region includes:
- a CDS encoding ribonuclease activity regulator RraA, whose product MTKLSSATRAKLKTVSTPTLATCLYKKGFKNQFIQDVRPLQLGKPTMVGEAFTLRYIPAREDRNTITVFRNADHPQRVAVETCPEGSVLVIDSRKDARAASAGDILVTRLMMRGAAGIVTDGGYRDSASIAKLPFSAYHNRPSAPTNLTLHEALDINIPIACGDVAVFPGDVLVGDDDGVMVIPAHIVDEVADECVEMTLFENFVLEKVAEGRPIIGLYPPTHEKTLVDYDEWKKEK is encoded by the coding sequence ATGACAAAACTATCATCAGCTACTAGAGCAAAATTAAAAACAGTAAGCACACCTACTCTTGCGACTTGTTTGTATAAAAAAGGATTTAAAAATCAGTTTATTCAAGATGTAAGACCTTTACAATTAGGCAAACCTACTATGGTGGGTGAAGCTTTTACTTTGCGATACATTCCCGCAAGAGAAGACCGCAATACGATCACAGTTTTTAGAAATGCCGATCATCCTCAAAGAGTTGCCGTTGAAACTTGTCCTGAAGGAAGTGTCCTAGTGATTGATAGCCGCAAAGATGCTCGCGCTGCATCTGCAGGAGATATTTTGGTCACTCGATTAATGATGCGCGGTGCTGCAGGAATTGTGACTGATGGCGGCTATAGAGATTCGGCATCTATTGCCAAATTACCTTTTTCGGCTTATCACAATCGACCTTCGGCACCTACTAATTTAACTTTACACGAAGCATTGGATATTAATATCCCCATTGCTTGTGGCGATGTTGCCGTTTTTCCGGGCGATGTGCTTGTAGGTGATGATGATGGTGTGATGGTTATTCCAGCTCATATTGTTGATGAAGTGGCTGATGAATGTGTCGAAATGACTTTGTTTGAAAATTTCGTTTTAGAAAAAGTAGCAGAGGGCAGACCTATTATAGGACTATATCCTCCAACGCATGAGAAAACATTAGTTGATTATGATGAATGGAAAAAGGAAAAATAG